The DNA sequence AGCCAAAATCAAGGCAACAATAAATGTGGCAGCAAATTAGTATTGATTTCTTtctaatatatttatttgtaattGCATAGATTTAgcggtatttttattattaactGGATGGATGTGATATTCTTTTTGTAACTTTCTATTTAttactttttcttattttgattTGACTCTTATGCTATTTAAGCAAGAGTTTGTTATCTTTGTAGGGGAGTTTTTTCTGAAATTATAATGAAAATATAGCCGCTTTTCAGCTGGCTATAATGAGTTGTGTTCTTCTTATTTCTGGTGACGTGTGCTATTAGTTTTAGGCCTATGTTTTAGGACCCGTCCCCcatcaatttggtatcagagctctggTGAGAGCATGGTGGATTCCATGACTCGAAGCAAACTTGATTGGGGAGGTTCTTGAATGGAGGGTCATTATAGCAACGACATGGAGGAAATCAAGGTGATGATTCAACAACTTGCAGAACGTATCAATCACATCGAAACTCGACGCCTAGGAGGTAAGAGTTACGACGGGGAGAGAGACGTTTATCAGCGTGTCACTTGCATCGAAACCTCTTGCCAAGACGGTGTGGGTTTGACGGGGAGGGAGACGTTGGCCCTTTTCATCACAGTGCTCTGTTGTGTGAGTCGGACGAAAAGGTGGAACCGTTTAGTTTCGACTATGAAGGTTCAAATACTATCTTTAATTTTTCAGTTGATAAaagtttggaaaaagaaaataaagatggAGTTGTGGATTTTAGTTTGCCACCAATTTATAATTGTTTTTGTGAGGCTTGCAGTGGCAATTGTGAAGATTAGATTTGTGATGGAAATTGTTTGGAGGTTGAAGGTAATATTGATGAACATGGTAGCAATACTATTGATAAAGGGTCTGAGCTAGCAGTAGGAAATATTACTATGCACATGCAAGGAATTGATCCAATTATACAAGTCGATGAAGCTACTGTACCATCAATTGAAGTGGAAGACCTATACCCATATATAGGTATTGACAAAATTGATGTGGGTGAGAGGATTGATGATATGAACTCAAACCATGGTCATATTGGTGATGCCAACGTGGGTTTCAGTATTAGACTTCCAAGAACTAGGCATGAGCCGGATTCAATCTTGGATGAGAGTACTACAAGTGTGAGTTTTGGAGGCATTACCTACAAAATAAATGTTCACAGATCCATCGATTTTGTTGGGTTTAATGTTTTCAATTTCCACATTCCCAAGATATTAGTTGATATTGTCAATCAGATAAAAAAATGGTGGTAAAAGTTTTGAGTTGGCAAAAACCAAATCTCTCAAGTCAAGATTAGGATGGTAttctaaatatttatttatttggaatGGACGATTCCAATTGCAGGCTAAACGATTGACCATGATTTGGATGCAATGGATGATTTTGCTAGGATTCTCTCTAATTTGTGGCTTGAACTTTCCAACCAGGGGAGTTTGATGCAGGAGCATATAGGGATCAACTGAGTGACTTTAATATCAGCCAAAATCAAGGCAACAATAAATGTGGCAGCAAATTAGTATTGATTTCTTtctaatatatttatttgtaattGCATAGATTTAgcggtatttttattattaattggaTAGATGTGATATTCATTTTGTAACTTTCTATTTAttactttttcttattttgattTGACTCTTATGCTATTTAAGCAAGAGTTTGTCATCTTTGTAGGGGAGTTTTTTCTGACATTATAATGAAAATATAGCCGCTTTTCAGCTGTCTATAATGAGTTGTGTTCTTCTTATTTCTGGTGACGTGTGCTATTAGTTTTAGGCCTATGTTTTAGAACCTGTCCCCCATCAATTATTGATGGGGAAATGGTATCGAACACAGACCTCCAATAATCACTCAACAGacaccagaaataaggagtAGCAAACTCGTAGAGTATGGCAAATCCATGCCGCAAATAAACTGATAATAAAAGCTGTCTTACAACAATTACAATggaagagagtttctattgggaccctcatatctgctcacttgacctcactctattatgaattattaaatgacatatataacctactataaaatgactattaaggacaataattataccaaaaaatattatatttattttttgtaaactttccaattcaataatattagattgtattccttattattttccttatatattttcattttccaatttcactacatacttattaaagcattcatataaatttaataagaattaaaaatatgattaagatcatgtgacataaaaaagtatgatatatatgttgaacgcatattggtgagggaaaacaaaataaatcctcttatgatttataacctaaatctaagtcaatccattatattctgggaaaaaaaattcaataaataattaatcatgtggtacaaaaaatacagaaaaaaaaataaacattaaaaaacaaattattttttttagaataaaaacaaaatgatttcttcatttttttttttgcacagctaaaatagaagaaaaaaaaaacataatagttcatggcattttcttattgattacacattaatttttgaaactcaagtttgattaagaaatgtatatttagttaagatttatagagtgattaaatcattgaaatgactaaattttttattttaaagataattaataatttgtttgcaaattatatgagtgaggttatttgaggaagtttagtgaggtttaatgagtaaatttagtatttgaaaatttgataagaggtgtaaaaagcatagaggtcaagtgagcaaatttggaggttcaaatagaaaaactctacCCATATTTATAGGGTTCACAATTCTTAGATAATAAGTATATTAAAACTgaattggaaagaaaattaaaagtaAATCCCAAATTAGATGCAAAAAAGATGCCGTAAAATTGTCTAGACAATAATTATTGACGATTACATATCCATAATTAAATATCAAATGCATAATTTTATATTGCCACGTATGCTCTGCATCAGTTTATCATGGTACTTTGGCTATGTTCATTCCTAATTGATTAGGAAATTGTTAACTGCTTATTCTAAACTTCGAGAGATATATTGGTAACAAGACATATTCACCCTGTCAAAGGCTTAATTAACTAAACAACTTTCTTGAGTTTCTCCATCTTGAATTCATCATAGTCTTCTACCAATCTGGAATTTGAGGTCGAAGCCGTCATCGCTTTCTTAACCATCTGACCATAGAAAAACAATAGAAAGTCGATGTCAATCCGCTTGAAATGATTACTTGGCCTTTCTACATCAAATCATCAAGTACATATGCAGTTTTCGGGAAATGGAATCACTAACCGCTTCTACAAGGCTCTGCGCGACAGTATGAGGAATCCAACCAAGCAGAGGTGATACAATAAAGCTCATGTTTATGTCAAACTGACCTCTAAGTCTGCTTTTTGTTCCTTGCTTTCTATCAGGATAGATGGTTCCGTTGAGGAAGAGGCTCAAGTCACGCGGCTGGTACTCCTCAGGGATCCCCCCAAGTTCCCATCTTGTCTAGGAAAAAgttgaaaataaggaaaacatgcgACTGATATACAGAATACATCAAATTGTCTACGAAAAATATTTGACAATTTTCTTACAATTTCAAGCTCAGTGATTTTGGCGATGTGCTGAGGAACATGAGGAGGGTAGTCTTTCCCCATGGATTTGAATCTTAACTTGATGTACATTGCAAAGTAGATAGACAGGAACAAGACTTGCATGGTTGGGATTTGAATCCTCCACTCTTCCTGCATACATCAATTTGATTAGTACGACTGTTTTTCAATCGTAATACTATTAAAAACAGATCGAGTATAAGCATACGATAAACAAAAGAACTTGAAATGTAACCATCAAACTCTAGGATGGGATAAATAGACCATTAAGCACCTTGCTAATTTGCTGGTCCTCCATGTCTGGAAAAAGTGCTTTAATAACCCTTTGTTCATCATCCTCCAAATATTGATCAAATGAAACCTGCAAGCTAAAGTAGCATATCACTCACCATTTAGTGCTTCAATAAAAGACAGATAAATGTGAATATTATTACCTCAGGGGACTCATACAGAGGTGCATCAATAGTGGAACTGAGGTTCACGGTAAAAGGCTTCTTATGATCTGAGTTCCATACCGCTTTCGCATAGTGGCGCTGTCTGCCCTTCTTGAGCTTCACCTTCAATTTTTCTGGAAAAGGCAGACTAGTACCAAGAATAAACAAGGGTTGGCATAAAGCAACTGCCCCAACCATTTAGCTTTTGTGGAATGTGGACTTGTGGAGTTCTTCTACCTTGAGTACTAATGTTTATatcacagttttttttttgcagagtTGCAGCTAAGAAATAAAAAACCCCAATTCTACATATACTAAAGTTGTTTGCACTGTTCATCACTTTTCAAAATGAggtgacagttttgcccttcTTTTTTCTCCTCATTACGGGCTGCCATTCTTTTATGATCTTCTCATTCGATTGCTGCCAGCAcaatgcagagagagagagagagagagagacgtgtgtttctttgctttgtacgaagagatagagagattgaAGGAAAATTGTCATAACTTCCTGCAATCACGTAATCAACTCAGTGGCAGAGCCAATAATTTAGGTTTACTGaggcaaaaaaatatatatataactataaaAACATACAAAATCTTTAAATGTAACTTCTATCTATTACAATGGTAATTTTTCTTGACgagatttcatatttttaaaTTATTGCATGATAGTCTCATCATCTTTACTAGTATTTATACACGACGACTCCTCTGCGCTaggattttattttcttttaaagtgTCTTAACATATTTGAATGAAAAATAGAGGAGTAGTGAGAACCAAAAGAAGCGAATACAAcgattagaggtggcaaacgggccggcccggcccatgttgagcgggcctagtcgtgcttcgtgccttgcttgggccggcccatttactatcgtgtcgggctcgtgtcggcccatttacttaaacattaagcctggttcggcccatggcccgagtcCATATCGTGCCGGGCCGTGCTCTTGCCGGATCAATAAAcaggccgtgctcgtgcctacccactataaagcactattttaaaatcttaatttgaataaataaaaattaattttatttaactatttagaaaattaaaataaattaagttctacaatttttttcttaatcttagctttttaatattagctttctaatattttttatattccactacaagaaagaaagaaagaaaaaaataactcaaaatatattgcttgtagtaaattattgtgagattaatctttattaatataatgaagatttagtatcatattattgtttccttcattctatagttgtattattatgagattagaaaaaatattttatgtcaaaacaaggatataatattttatttcactattttgacaatataaaaaaatagcattggtggaattgtcatgagattttaaataaagatgtctaatattcaaatctcatcattgtggtttttaaatatattttttttttaaataaaattgtgTGGTTGTAACGGGCCGACCCACAATATGttgtgctcgggccgtgccgagCCCATTATGGgctagggtcgggccgggccaatggaccaatattcctaggcccaacccggcccgttattctaacgtgctcgggtcttGCCGGGTCACTAACGGTCTTGGGCagtgccgggcccgtgccgtgctcgtgcttagcagcccatttgccacctctaacAACGATACGCTTCACAAAAATTGATTGAGAATCATTAATtgatgatatgtgtgtgtgtgtgtgtgtattttaatCGTTTTTCTATTAGACTTGAAAATCTGTAACTAAtaaggaaatagaaatcattAATTGTAACAAGTTCTATTATATCCTGATGTCAAAAAGATTTAGGAAATAAAAACATTATACGATTcatataaaaattatattatatgATATTAATAGAAGGTCAAACGTGGGACCTCAAACCATCCCATCAAAGCCcatcaaaaagaagaaaaaaagaagaaaaaaagtagCACGTGAAGATGATGGAAAGACCGAAAAAGTACATTCATTAGGTTGAGAAAATACTATAAAAATATACTAGTCTTTTAACACCACGCTTACGCGTGTGTcaatttgtattttattttatttcatcttttgttctatttttgtGTGTGGAAAAATATtgttaagagtttttttttttggttgataaCTTTTGTTCTTATCTTTCAATACCTcaaactgtaaatcaaaataaataagaaaaaagaaaagaaaaaaggaagaacgGAAAAAGTAGTTAGAGAGAAATTCTCCCATGTTCAataacattttctttattttttaaattacgAAGTTATTCTTTATATATGAAATTAGTTATTTTTAGAACCTTACTAAATCAAGGGTAATTGCaaggtttttgaaaatttaaccataagcactatttgcttaattaatactgataatATAAACTTGATATTAATATAACCAGACTCTAAACACGCCCTATGGGTATGGATAATTACTTGGGAAGTTGTTCCacagaatgtggagaaaattgctgcacatattttgtttttgatttttgattttttttttgttaaatatttttttgtttttctttttttgtgaattgaccatttatcttttttaaatatttcagttcaaatgttttttaatatttgagggatattttagtaaaatttttctgttttggcggacactctcttcttttttttttttttttgaatagaaattgATATAATTAGAATCAATAGCCCGGCATTCAGCCAATGGCTAGAGTCTAGCTACACTTACAAAAAGATagccggcaagaaaatccggaacCCTAATCTAAGCAAAGCAAACTCATTACACGTCATTGATAAGCTCGCTTTAATTAGCGAACTTATAGACAAAGAAACTCCAAagtcttctagggcaaaatcataTTATAACCTCTCATTTGCCAATCACACAATTGTGGTACTAATGGAAAGTCACTTCCTAGCTAACAGATAGAAGCAACTCCTTATCCATAAGGCGCTTGAACGCCAATCTCAttccagataattaccaactcctGCAGAAGTTATGATCCGAAACGATTGGTCTAGGACCATGAGCCGACCTGAGAGCCCAAGAAAGTCCACATTCTCAAGCCAGGCCCACCTTCATCACTAAGTGATGAATGAGGGTGGCAAGACATCATCCCTACTGGCCCATATCATAGAGCCCAACAACTCAAatttgagcccaggcccaagcCTAAAACTGAGTAAGGTGAGCAACAGCCCGACTCTACTGCTGCCCTAGCACCGTCGTCCCCAGGTTTTTTGGCGGCCGGCCTCTCCAGTACTGCATCACCGTCCTCTGTGTCTGCTGCCTTGTTGATACGCATAAGAATCCAATCCAGCGATCAGACCCCGCCAGTCTAAATTAGCACAAGAGGATCTGATCCCCTGCACTCAATACCCTCTAGAATCCGGTAAACCCCAACCTGTCTCTCCCGTGGACCTCGCCTACCACCTTCAAGACCCGCCGATCAATTCACGCTGGGATCGAAATGAATCTGCGTCGAGTTCGACTTTTCTCACCGATCCCTAAGCCTGAGAAGAAACCCAGCAGGGAAATCCTACAGCCTGGCCCAGAACAACGGATTGGGTTCTCCGCCGTCTGCTTGA is a window from the Rosa chinensis cultivar Old Blush chromosome 2, RchiOBHm-V2, whole genome shotgun sequence genome containing:
- the LOC112189595 gene encoding uncharacterized protein LOC112189595 translates to MVGAVALCQPLFILGTSLPFPEKLKVKLKKGRQRHYAKAVWNSDHKKPFTVNLSSTIDAPLYESPEVSFDQYLEDDEQRVIKALFPDMEDQQISKEEWRIQIPTMQVLFLSIYFAMYIKLRFKSMGKDYPPHVPQHIAKITELEITRWELGGIPEEYQPRDLSLFLNGTIYPDRKQGTKSRLRGQFDINMSFIVSPLLGWIPHTVAQSLVEAVSDSISRKLHMYLMI